Sequence from the Pecten maximus chromosome 8, xPecMax1.1, whole genome shotgun sequence genome:
ccagcatggactaattaccaggcatggactaattaccagcatggactaattaccaggcatggactcattaccagacacagacttattaccaggcatggactaattaccagcatggactaattaccaggAATGGACtcattaccagacacagacttattaccaggcatggactaattaccaggcatggactaattaccaggcatggactaattaccagcatggactaattaccaggcatggactaattaccaggcatggactaattaccaggcatggactaattaccagcatggactaattaccaggcatggactaattaccagcatggactaattaccaggAATGGACtcattaccagacacagacttattaccaggcatggactaattaccagcatggactaattaccaggcatggactaattaccagcatggactaattaccaggcatggactaattaccagcatggactaattaccagcatggactaattaccaggcatggactaattaccagcatggactaattaccagcatggactaattaccaggcatggactaattaccaggcatggactcattaccagacacagacttattaccaggcatggactaattaccaggcatggactaattaccagcatggactaattaccagacatggactaattaccagcatggactaattaccaggcatggactaattaccagcatggactaattaccagcatggactaattaccagcatggactaattaccaggcatggactaattaccagcatggactaattaccaggcatggactaatTATCAGGCATGGACtcattaccagacacagacttattaccaggcatggactaattaccaggcatggactaattaccaggcatggactaattaccaggcatggactaattaccagcatggactaattaccagcatggactaattaccaggcatggactaattaccagcatggactaattaccagcatggactaattaccagcatggactaattaccaggcatggactaattaccagcatggactaattaccaggcatggactaatTATCAGGCATGGACtcattaccagacacagactaattaccaggcatggactaattaccaggcatggactaattaccagcatggactaattaccaggcatggactaatTAACAGGCATATACCAATGatcaggcatggacttattatcaggcatggatttattatcaggcatggacttattatcaggcatggactaattaccagcATGGACTAACTAAAAGGCATAGGctaattaccaggcatgggcttaatTACCAGGTTCATTGTCAGATAAATAAAGAAACTAGATTACAAGGTCATAACACTAAGGAGATGGGAAAGTGAACAGAATAAATCTGTTAAAATTACATAAAGATGTATAAGAAGTTCAAACTTGGTATTTATAGATTACCTTCATTTTAATCTTCTCTAGACTCAGACTTCAGTGAACAAGAAATTCTATATTAAAGTCATCCTTTGCAGCAGAATTATGCTTACAACTAAATATACAGAAACCATCAAATTACCTTATTTCAGATCTTGCAAAACAAAACTATAGAATTACTCTTCTCATAGTTTGCTAAAAGTGGAGTTCGTCTCCCTtgtatgcatacatgtatatacatgatgtTCTCAGAACATTTGTCTTAattcatataatatgtacatgtatacttaacAAAACTTACTGAAAACAGTAGCTAAATCTTTAGTGTTTTACTGCAGGGTGAATGCTTGTCATACCTAAACGCTGTGGTGACTCGGATTCTGCCTCTCTTTGTTGGGTGGTTCTGGTACAGGTTGAGGAGCTGCTACTTCCTCTTGATCTATTTTTAGACTTTGTGACTTCATTGTAGGAGTTCATGCCACTACAATTGGATGACAGGGGAGAGCATCTATCCACATAGGATGATTTTCTGCTGTCAACATCGCAATCTAAACTGCTTCTTCTACATCCACCACTATAACCTCCAGTTGCACTGTCTTCAAGAATCTGTCCTATTGTTGAAAGCCAGACAACAGGTTTACAACAATTGAACATTAGGTTATAGCTCATCTGTTACATACTGTAAATCAACCAAAACTAAATCAGGTAACGAAACAtgacaaatgaaaatatataccacatacatattttagcggtaatcttattttatcGATTTTTGCACTAGAACCATTCTGCTAAATTATGATTAtgctaaattgatttatttacattaagtTTCTATAGAAATTCATTGTTAGTGTGCTAATTAATCATGCcgctaatctgttttaatgaGGTCATTTGCTAAATTCTGAGTGCACCAAAAAATCACTGTATTGATTTGTTAAGTTTAAGAGTCTCTACAATTTGAATGTATAGAAATATGCATGTTCACAATaagttacaggtaaaataatttGTTAGATATTTCATGAATggctttaaaatatttattacatatctTTTATGAGGTCAAAAATGGAAAACTGGAGATCTCCAATACTCTTAATCATTTGACAACAGGAAAAATCCTCATAAGAAAATActaaaaaaatagcaataagAAACTTCAACTGACACAAAAGGCCCAAgagccttaacagtcacctgagttctgaTGTATACACTGACAGATGATGTTTTGCTTTTAAACAAGCATTAAACACATCTCggccttgtgaccttgaaagtaggtcaatgctattcatttgaacaaaaccTTAgcagcccttcatcctagcatgtTACTGACCCAAAATCATGACCCTGAACCTTTTGGTTATTTAAAAGAAgacttattttaaagattttaacacatgaCCGGTAGACCTCTAggcctgtgaccttgaaagtaggtcaaggtcattgatttgaacaaactttgtagcccttcatcctagcatgcagATATCAGGTGACTTAAAatttcaagatggccaccagtcagccattttgttttaccAATCAGAGTCAAATTAAAATAGGCAGAATTAGGGTTAAGTGGAACTAACATacaaagtttgagaaatatctttCAAGTACTTTtgaagaaatagcaataacaataaTTGCTATATGGAAGGATGGACTACAGAGTACAGACATAGGGTATATTGAATAGCACACCATCTGTTGATACAGCTAGGGTCAAAAATATGTGGTTCATCATCAAATTATTTCAGTCAGTATAATATTTTCCTTTGGTCagttaacatcaaacaaacaatattttgatatagaacAAGCTAAAGAAGCCAATCAGCTTATTACCTTTCTCTTCTACACTTGGCtgagcatcatcatcatcagaagGCAGTGACCAAAGGTCGATTCCTCCACTTTTCTTGACACAAACTAAACCCCGGTCACGCAATAGTAACAAGCAGTGATGGACCTGCTGGTCATCCTTCTGCTTGATGTTTTTTATCTCCCTTTGAATGTCCCTCTCCGTCAACTTTTCCCTGTTTGCAGACAGGACATCATAGATATGACTGGCAATTATATCTGTGGATGGAAATTAGGATTATTAATTAGTGATTAAAAGAAGTCTAAACACCtacatattacctatatattcaaaatattaaaaagcaccaatatatccaatatatatattattcatgcTAAAATAAGACCAATGACTATTAGGGTAAAAGAATTAAATGATTAATACTAAATttagggggtggggttatttGTAGATTACTTTCTGCTTGCTATTTTAatattgatgattctgcaaaaaatgAGGTGGCTTAATTGTAGTCTGGTACCTGAATAATTGAGAGATGTATATAACGTTGTGAACCAGGATAATTTGAGGGCAGTTGTCTAGGCGTGACACTGACAAAAGAAACAATTAAACCATGAAAGGAACAGACAAGGAAGAAAACTTAAGACAGGAAGGAAAGACTATGAAGATTTAGTTTTGTAACAGGGTTACAAGATCAAGCTAGCTTGGTCTCCTTAGTTTCGCCATGGAAAAATATCTCTGTGGGGGGTCCTATTTCAGTTGCCTCATGTGATAGATCAACGTGTGATACAGCAGGCAGTAAAGTTTGTCGCCCAGATCACAGatgcctgactcgttttataaaataataacatataagagtacatataaatccAAGCTACGgtaattagaaataaatacatcaaattTCAAACCTGACTGAGGGAGTTCAGAgtctttctcatttatatgttactcctatatgttattattttataaaacgagtcaggcacctgtgccCAGATGTACTATAAAAAGGTGACATCAGTGAAACCTGACCCTCCATATTTTTGGCATATTTAACGTGACAATAAAAAGATGATTGGTTGGATGGCACAAcataacacacttgccttttaCCAAGGTGGCTGGGGGTTGATTACCCCATTACACTTGAAAAGGCAAAAATTGGGGTCACCTGCACATGTCAGACCATGGTACTCTAGTTTCTTCCCAGACTAAGAACCCTCCTGTGTTTCCATCCAAGCCAACAAGCTAATAGTgttggtacaatgtatgttgcTTCTcagttgttgtaaaataaagtttacagttAAAAGATAGGTCAAGATTATCAAAATCTTAACAAGACTTATTAGTTTATCCCTTCTCCGTTCTCTTTAGACATTCCCAGTCAGCATAAGGATTATCTTCAGGCCAAACTTCGATCTGTAAGTTAAAAAGTCTGCAATATGGGTTCTCGCAATAAATTCACACATCCATGAAGCCACCAGAAAAGACCCGGtgaaattgtgtatttgttgtaaatttgCATTTATAAAGATTGATGTACAAATCGATGTGTATGCAGAGTTAAATACAGTCCTGGACAATAGTCACAGACATTTGTTATattaataacaatattttcatttcctaTCTCAGTATATGATTCTAAGCTTATAATTAacggataaaaaaaaatgaggcCGGCGATAACTTAGTCGGTTAGATCCACATaatctcaggtgaagatctgaggttcGGTGCTTCCTACCCATATCGGTTTGGGCTTCTCTGAGAAATGGACCTGTTTGTACTGTCGtgattgtgtccttgggcaagacactttttTTTATCTGGATGACATACAATGGGCCTAGAAGGTGACCgtatcactatatatactacTTACAATTCAAACTTAATTGCCAAACACCCAATATATTGATAACTCAATGGGAAGAGTTAAACCACCTAATTTCAGGAAAATTGTAATTGTAGACAAACTGTGGAAGATGTGTCTCGATCGACAGTCAGATGTTTTTTCCTTTAATGCGGTATATGatggactatatatataaagtcatAGAACTTTTATATATtctgtgtattgacagacgaggataGGACCTGTGCTTGAACAAAATGTGTGTTTCCTTATATATTTAGACATGTTCTTCATGTACAGACTGCTACAAGAAATTATACTATAATCAAAATCTGTGCATGTTGTCTCTAGAATTCTGTCTCCATCGATCATCAATGTAAATTAACTGATTATTATATGGAATCAATTATGTTATTTGTGCTGAtttttgattgatatataactTAAATATTACTACATGGAGCCATAGACCTGATAGAAGACGAATGGAAACTGAGGAACCTGATGAAGAGTTGCTGTTTGTTTATTAATTCATTGGGTATTTTACCCCTATAGATATTGTGACAGCCTGCACACACCATATTAAGAGGTATGATTGGGTCCGGACCACATTGGCATCACATATATATTCCTGGAGTCCATTCCTTTTACACATGCATTAGAGGAGAGATTTACCGCTTTCTGTgggtttatatttatatatgaggATTTTAAATAGGTCCTATGTGATTGAAGAATATTTTAAAGGTGGAAGGAGTGTATGTAGGCGACTGAGAGCTGCACGTCATCACAGTGGCcatgtacctgtacatacacTACCTGTAGCTTAGTTttcaaatacacatgtacacaagATCGGATACAGGATTTCAGTTAGGGGGGATGGGTGTGTGCATAAcaacggggggggggggggggggggggggggtccggcattctagtgtatttcacgatagattcatacaatttaggggggggggggggggggggtgcgcCTGTGGTACACATATTAATGCGAGGAAAATGCTGGGACTTTCAAACTTTGGACAACCAAACTTTGATTCAGATCTGTAcaacatgttttataaaatgtcaaGAATTTTTGACTGGACTAAAATTCTGCATCAAAATATTTCTTCCGTCTAGTCTTAACATGATAAATTGAATATTTCCATGTTATAGAAATCCTAAGTAATTCATGATAtcttaaataaaaatgaaaacaggtcttttgaaaaataagataaatcaaaagtttggggaaaaaatgtcaaaatggtGTATGTTGCCTATGAACTACCCAGTCCAAATATTATCAGCGCCCTATTAATTCAGGACTAAATTAAATCTAGTTACTAATATAGAAACCTGTTGACGATATTTGTTACCGGGTCATGCTATTGACGCATACTGAATGACAAACACAATTTCCTGTTACACTATCTTGAAATAAAGCGGAAATCTCACCGTCTGTCATCACGGATATTTGTCAACATCGAAGCCGCTAGAAGAAATGACATCACGTGGGAATCCCCTCTCCAACCGGGGAATCCCCAAGATTAATTTTCATCCAATGAAATGGCTTTTAGAATTTAGCCCTTATTACCAAAATATTGCGGGCTGACAGAACGTTACGTTACAGCGATACagcaatgaacattttacatCATAAAAGGTAAAATTACATATTGTCGTATTCATGTTTACGGAATCAGCTGTAAGTTTGACCGGTACTGTAAGTCAGGACTAACAGAGGCAGGTACAGAGATCAAGATTTTGGTATTACactgtaacaggagaggagaaaatgtagcggccagaccggagttcgaacccgggacctccgaacactagccggatgctttaccaattgagctacctggtcaccaatgatcgacccagtccagtcccgctacaacACAGGCTAGcgctagcccgagtttcctctggccctgtcattCCTGTCaccatggggggggggggggggggggggggggggaactaCTTCAGTAACAGGGTTGTGTTAAACTGGAACTCGCTACCAGAATGTGTAGTTTCAGCTCCGTCAGTAAATAGCTTTAAGGACAGGTTAAACAAGCACTGGCGTGTGTGTGCAACCGGAACGAAGTCGCGAAGGACAAATATTAGTTGTGGGAAAACGCCAAGATACATCAGAGAAGTCAAAGAAGACTTATATCGATGTCATCCAGTGATTCAGTGATTAGGCTAGCACCAATGCATATCGTCATCTTCAAAGAGCCTGTTTATAGAGAGAATGTGCCTAATGCGTGTCCCGTGTTAAgtgattatttttaaattatttttttgcaCACATTCCATGAATATCGCTGTAGAATCAACTACATTTTATGagatatataatgtgttttgAATTTCATTTGACCCTGTTATGAGATATTCttgaattttgtttgaaatcCAACCATCGTGAGACATCTTGAATTTTCATTGACATCCAATTATTATGAGATATCTTGAATTTTCATTGACATCCAACCATTGTGAGATATCTTGAATTTTGATGTTCTACTATCAAATAGTGTTATAAGATATCTCTTTAATTCATTTGACATCTAACGACTGTGTGGTGTCTTAAATGTGTTGAAACAATTAATGAGTACATCAGTAACACAAACAAACCCATAAGACACTGACAGTATTCTATTGTTTTACAGTTGGCATGTTCGTAACAAGGATAATATCGAGAGGGTTCGGAGGGATGAGGCGAAAGCAGCCGAAGAAGAAAAAGATCGACTGAGGAAGGTGGCTCTAGCTGTgagtatacaaaatatatggagtatatgatgatgataattatgtttgtggtattcatatttaaaatagCTTGAGCTAAAAGTTTTTTGGGGGACTTTTTGGGaccgttaatgggccccattcccaactTAAATTATTCATATTTAATCCAAATTCCCTTGACATCAGGCCCTTTAATCAATCTTGTAACAGTATAATTATTCTTTTCACTATACTTTCTTAATAAGGAACAAGAGGCCAGAACAGATTTCTTACGACAAAAAGCTAGGCATCAGAAGATAACCTCAACAGCCAGCAGCacgattacctcccctgaaaAGATAGAGGGCGCTGAAGTAAAAGTGGATGAAGCTGAAGGGAAGACAAAACTAGATGTGTATGGTTCAGACAGCCTTGTCTCAGACATATACACAGGGTCAGGAGGTCATATCAACTTCTTCAAGGACACAGAAggagtacgtgtatatatataaatatcatatttatatatatatataaaaataataagcccatgtctggtaataagcccacacatATCTATTGTTGATCGGCAATAATAATAGTAAAGTTATATTTATCTTTGTCCTGCAATAAGCTCAACCCCAATATGTAATGACATGTATAATGATTCTTAATAAAAGGTCTCTCGCAAATAGTTGTGGCAAATTTGCAGCAAATATACAGAATTTGTATGCAAATTAGTTTTCTTGTGAATAATGGCAGCAACTTTGTCGTAAACAGTTGCGGCAAACTTGCCACAAACAGTTGCTGCAAACTTGCCGCAAACACTGACTGTACTTGCTGCAAACTTTAAATGCCGCGAACATTTGCTGCAAATTTGCCACAAACATTTGCGGCAAATTTTTTGCTGCAAACGTCTGCTGAAAAATTGTTAGCAAAATTAATGCTGCCAGAGTTATTTCATGTTATTATGTGTAGAAGAAGACGTCTGGACAAAATATTACTGACACaaatagacagacagacagaaaggGTGATTCCAATGTCTCAATAACTTTGCTGCCCAGACTATAACTTCTGAAAGCTGAATATCAGAATGATAACTCATTGAACCCTGTACACCATTGTGGAGAGAAATGTTTATGATTCTTGTATTTTTTACAGGTATCTACGGGGAAGCATAATATTGATCATGAAGCAGAGAAAAAAGCTGAAAAAGAGGAGTGGGAGAAAAAGATGGGAATTTTGACTTATTTAGGTCAAAGTTCACTGGAAAGTCAAGGGGGTCAGTAATAATGGAGGAAACACATTTAAGTGATCTATAAGTTCTTGTATTTTTCTGTTAGTGtcacatgaaatatttttatgtacattttctGTAGATTGAAGCTCTCATTATAGTAGATTTTTTCATGGTATagatattcataaaaaaacatgtatcaaatctaaaaataaaaacatgtcaaCTGTATactaaatttgatatatacatgtacattaattataaatttgTATGGTTCTATATCAACAGAAAATGCAAATGTTTATTcataatgaatatttcatctTCTACCATATTGTGTCATATACTTAGTTTGGTAGTTTTATATAAAGTTAAGTTGAATGATCTATACACAGGTACAGCACCGTGGTATGCTAAGAAAAGAAAAGTAGAAGATGATGAAGACGATGTTCTAAGGAAAAGGTAAATGAAGTCCCAGAATTAAAGGAGGAGATATTTGTGGTTCTTGGGTTGCTACAGTACTAGTCTTGAAAAAGTCTTCATTATtagaatttgaagaaaaaatcctcttgaaaattgaaaattcgTATGACTTAGAAATTATCTTGAAGAGCACTTAACTTCAAACATATTGGTATTTCAGtttttgtcaaattttgttttattacagaGAGCATAAGGACGCAAAATTAAAGGACTCCTTGGATCCTATACACAAACTCAATGGTTACCTTAAAAAGAAAAGCCACAAAGACAAAGATCACTCAGACAAACACAAGGTATGGAACAAAGCttaataaacattttttccATTCCAACATATTATGAGTGGCATAATGTTAGCTTTATGTACCAGTACAATGTATGCCCCTACCTATCCTCAAGTGTCTCATTCTGTCATATTTGCCTTTCAGTTGGGTTAAATCACTCAAAATCATTGGGTACCTTATTTAAAATTAAGAACAGTCAAGAAAAAGTTTTCCAGTAACTTAAGATTTCTGAAGAAGAATTTTGCTTACAtcagaaacaaaattaaatgttgATTCAAATTGGTTGATGCagttaaaatcttttaaagtTTCCTTTTTAAGATTCAGTTGTCATTTCAGGTTGTGATTATAGaacattttcatgattttaatgTTGACAGCACAAACATCACAAAAACAAGCACAAGAAATCCAAGGAAAGGTCAGAAGAAAGTTCAAAAGCAGTCAAAGTTCAAGGGTCAAAGAGCATTGATCAGTTACGTTCAGAGAGACTCAAAAGAGAAGCTGCTGAGAGAAAGA
This genomic interval carries:
- the LOC117332734 gene encoding leukocyte receptor cluster member 1-like, coding for MNILHHKSWHVRNKDNIERVRRDEAKAAEEEKDRLRKVALAEQEARTDFLRQKARHQKITSTASSTITSPEKIEGAEVKVDEAEGKTKLDVYGSDSLVSDIYTGSGGHINFFKDTEGVSTGKHNIDHEAEKKAEKEEWEKKMGILTYLGQSSLESQGGTAPWYAKKRKVEDDEDDVLRKREHKDAKLKDSLDPIHKLNGYLKKKSHKDKDHSDKHKHKHHKNKHKKSKERSEESSKAVKVQGSKSIDQLRSERLKREAAERKKTASLMAKVRGEKTEEDREVKEVSDRDRPYNSQYNPEFVRRPRKHNS